Part of the Candoia aspera isolate rCanAsp1 chromosome 1, rCanAsp1.hap2, whole genome shotgun sequence genome, ATTGTACtccaattttttcactgtgcttcttgattCTCATTGCTAGAACTtgtagatcatttgcattttcagctatcatcaccatcatgatATAGATCTCATAATCAACCTGGCTGCTTGGTCAGAACAGCTCTATGAGCACTGttgcttggttcacacaacatattcaGCCAGACTGTAGCTCAATAGCTACATGCCACATGTAGATCAGGAAGCAATAGATTCAACTGTGCAGATTCAGCCCTGAAGGTCTATACTCTGGTTTTTTGAGGAGGCTAAGTATGTTTCTACAGTTGAAGTTAAGTGTACCTTTTCCTGAAAATGACCCAACCACTGTAATGCTTCCTTCATTATGTCTCACTGGAACCACTGCCACATACTATTGGGTTTGAAAAGTCAGAAATTTTAGTTAGATCAGAATGCCAAGGACAGACACAGGGAGCCTACTTTTTGAGGTTACCTAATCAGGTAATGAAAATCTGCAAGAGAAACAAGCTCTGAGTACAACTAGAGCCCAACAGTTCACCCCTGAGCTTCATATATTTCCCGTTATTGCAGCATGTTTTCCTGTTAATACAGCTGTACTTGGTTTCTGGGTACAGTTCCTAATGCATGTTATGAACCATAACAACCATGTAGCTTAAGGCCATAGAGGATCATCCTCTCCTAGTCTGGCCATTGACAAGGGCATTAGCTTGAACTGTACAAGTGGTACTGCCTGGTGGCTGCCCCAAACCTTTGGAATTCCTAAGGATGATCAGTCTGCTAACCTCCCAACACCCAAACATATTTTTAGGCAAGCCTTATGGCACTTAAGTTTTAGCAGCACAGTTGTTAAAGGGAGAGTAAACTGTTGTGTTCATTTTGTTACTGTTCACGGCCATTAAATTGACAGAAAGATAAAATCTGAACACGATCAAGAAAAGCTGTTCAGCGTGTGAATTTATAAACCATGAGGAATCCTGTTCTTGTTTTAATCTAGCCTGTTCCTTATTAATTTCCTATCAATCTGATGTTTCAGGACATTAAGAATCATTCAGAAGGTACAACAGGAGTGGGATTCCTCAGTTTGCAGAAGGAACTGGTAAACATTCCCTCCCATTTCAGTCCTCTGGTGCTCACTGAATACTAGTGCCATCAGAAAAACTGGAATTCAGTCCACTGAAAATTGGATTCGTTTTGTGGGTCAAAGCAGAGGTTCTGAACTGGCCATGTTATTGCAGGTGTGACTCAGATGTCTCTGGACAGTTGTTTAAACATTAAAACTTACCTTAAATAATATAATGGAACACTTGTCCCTCTCAGAAAAAGTGGGACTGTCATTTCTATTTTAGAGGTACCTAGATTCTGATAAGTGGCACTTAAAATATAAGACATCAAGAAATACTGACCTAGAGAACCATATAAATCAATACATGAAGGTTGACTGACAACTGTACCAAAAGTATTCCTTGATCCAACAAACTTAAACATCACCAATTTTACCAAAGCATGAGCATGTTTCTTACAAAAGTAATTTAAAACACCGGAAAGATGCTCAGAGTTCTTAATACAATGTGGGATAATAGCAAATAATTGTGTTATTTGAAGTAACGAATTGTTTTTCAAATGAATGCTGAGTGGTCTCAATGTATTTTTAAGCTACCCTAGCTCTGCAAAGAAGTGAAGATATGATTGTGTAGTGACTGGTCCCTCCTCCGAGCTCTATCCTGAATAATTAACCCAGATACTGGCTCCCTTCTATAGCAAAATTGTATACAGTACAGAAATGAATTGAGAGTTTCATCAGCTGCCTGACTTCACCAAAGCCATGtcatttttcatttaataaatatacatCTCACAAGTAAGAAAACTATTCACAAAATTTACAAAGTATACATGATATACACATTGCAAAGTATAGGGCTTGCAATATACAGCCTGAATGTTATCCCTAGCCACCTAGCAGATGGACAAGCAATCTTTCTGAGGATTGCGATAACTCTCCTTGCTGTGCACAACGGAGAGCTCCTACTCTCAGTCCTTGGAACAGGTTATCATCAGTTAAGTAGAAATCTATGGAATGTCTTCCAAAAAGTCCCAACAGAGGATGGATCTGGACACTCCTGTTGTAGAGTGCACAGTGAACACACAGGTGGATCTTGCAGTTCTCAATTCTTCTTCTCTGATGTAAATGAGACCATGTTGGTATTTACCACTAGACAACCAAACTTCACCCAGGGATATCTGAACTCAACCACTTGTGGCATCTTGCTGTTTTCACAATGTTGTTTTCTGTGCTGTGAGTGCAGTAGTTCCATAACTGTTCATATGGTTGTACCTGCGATCTTTCATCAACTCTCCTCCTTTAAGACACATGCCGTCCACCAATAACGCAGTCATCATACAGATGCTAGAcaagggaaattttaaaaaatcagtttacgGATGGCTTTAAATATGTGTATTTCTGGTAACTGCTACTTCTGCACTGCACAAGCTAATACACCATTAACTTTAACTGAATGCACACAAGAAAGTTGGCATCACATTTTGCGCCAGTATAATTTCCAAAAATCTAAGGAGAATAGTGATTTAAACCTGTCAAGAAGTTCTACTCTCAGCCTTTGGAGGGTTAACTGACTAAATATAAACACAGATACAAGACTGTAATCAGATCACTAGCTATACAGTATAATGCGCAAAATATTTTTGTCAACATCTTATttctgtgcattaaaaaaaagtgatttaatGCAGTGACTTACTTGATGTAATTGCACTGAATCAGAAAATTCTCTACAGCTTTCCATATCCAAAACTTTAGTTTGCAGATGACTAAATAATTTAATTGACTAGTAAAAGGATTGTATGGAACTGAAGGCAAATATCATCTATTCAAGGACCCTGGATTTTCATACCTCCTGTCTCATACAGTTAGAAAAAGGTGTGCAAAGTATAGTAGAATTCTGGCTGTACAGAAAAAAGACTTACTTCATCTTCTGTGTACTCCGATTCTGATTCACAGCTTTCTTCATCTTCACTTTCTGGTAGCATCTGCAAATCCAGTGTGGTAAACTGTCTCAACTGTTCCTGTATGAAGTTGTTGTTTCTTCCCCATGTGAGCTGGTATGGAGAATAGCCCTGGTAGGTTACTTTGTTCACATCTGCTCCATGCTTCAACAAAAGGGATACCAGTCTTTCGTTCTGCAGATCTACAGCCAAATGCAGGGCAGTTCTACCATTGCATGGCTCCTATTTAGTGAAAAACAAAAGGGAACGTTTAGTTagcaatggcaaaggcatcagaGTTACCTTCAAAATAATGATACAATCTGCTTATTTTCCCCGGACAGAAACCTACCTGAGCATTGATATCTGCTCCCAAGCACAGAAGACATTCTACAATGGCCAGGTATCCTTGAATAGAAGCCAGATGAAGACATGTGTGTCCTGTTAAATAAGCACAGGTGAGAAGGACATGATTATTCCTTGTGATAAGAAATTATTCCAAGACATTGGCTGTAATTTTGAAAGTCATGCTCACTATATTTTTCTACTCATTATTTAGCACACCTTGTCTAAATGAAGTAGCTTGATGGGCTTAATTGTTAGCTGTTCTTTGAATACTATTATTCCAACAAAGAAAACTTCCTCTGCACAGCTAATCCTCTACATAAGTCTGTCCCAAGGGAGAATTCTGAGTTTTCAACCAGCATAGACTGTGATCCCAACAATCTGGAAGGCACTAATTTGGGAAATGCCACTGTACAAAGGCAAGGGACACCATGCATTTCTTTTCATACTTTACTGATACTTGTTACAGTAACTTTCAAAGAGAATGCAAGCCAACTCTGAATCAAAAGGAAACAGTATGATCCCAAGGCCAGCAACACTGCAGTGAGCAATCCAGCCATCAAGTCAACCTCTGCACTTACCATGGTAGTTTGCTGACTGTAGGAGAGAATGGAGCTGTTGCTTCTGGCAATACTGTGTAAGAACATATACTCCTCTGAGGGAGCCCTGTTCACAAGCAATGTGCAGCGGTGTGTTTCCTCGGAAATCTCTGATTTCTGCATCACATCCTGCTTTCAGAAGAGTCTCAGCAATTTCAGGCTGATCTGTGATTGCTGCCAAGTGGAGTGCGGTCTACAAAGTGTTAAGTGAGAAAGTAAGGCAATTGCTAGAGAAACAACACAAtctcttagatcagtgtttctcaaccgtggcaacttcaagctgcgtggacttaactcccagaactccccagccagcatggctggctggggaattctgggagttgaagtccacacaggttgaagttgccaaggtttaagAAAAACTGTCTTAGGTATACATATCCCCACACAGCCCTTCATTTATTTCAGTTAGTGGatcctgctgtgtgtgtgtgtgtgcaggatcAGCCATTTTAAAGAAGGCTTAAAAGTCTGCGACTTCACATTATTCATTGGATTTATAgactgcctttcctccagaaaggGAAGGCAGTGTGCatgctactctttttttttttttttctcagaacagTAATTTTGTAAAGTAGATTGAGCTCGGAGATATGACTGGCCAAAGGCTTCCAGTGAGCTTGCCTGGCTGAAAGGACCTGAAATATTTCTCCATGTTTTGTTTTCGGTCAAGGAATGCATTCTCCAGTATCTAGAGAAGCCTTAGGTAAAGCCTATTTTGTGGGTCTCTTAACACACGAACTAGGAATTCTTCCTAACTTTCGAAAGCTTTTCATTCCAAACACTTGTGAAAACATGACACTAGTGTGCAAGTGATGCTGGAACTCTCAGGCCAATGTCCTTTCTGGCACCAACCATGGAAAGCCACCTCTAAGTGAGGATAATTTAAGGCTAGTGAAGCCAACCATCCTTAAACAGATATTATTAACATCAAATATTCTTGGCAATGGACACAAAAGTTTAAGAAAATGTATCTGCTCCTCTGGCACTCATGAAGATACTTGTGTATGTAATTTTGTATACAGCTTATACTCTTTTGTAATTTTCTCCTATTGTACCTTTTGTCTGTTGCTTTAAAGGTTTATCTGAAACTGCCTCCCTGTTGGCTATAGCACCATGTCTGatcaaagtgaaaaagaaaatgccGAGAGTTAAGGAGGTACCTGGTTGAGATTGTTCTGGAAATTCAAGAAGGCCGAATCACGTCCTGCTTGGCGAATGATTTCCAAACTTAAGGATTTTTCTTCGTGAATAATGGCCAGATGGAGAAATCTGCAGTAGGAAAGCAGCGGGAAAAACCCAATGAGCCAAAAAATTCCAGAAGCCCAGTTACCTTTCTTGCTTCTCTTCGTCACGTGGGCAACATGCTCGCTGGAGTCATAGAGGAAAGAGGTGATTTCGAAAGCCTGGGGTTTTCAAAGCTGCGCGCTGCCGCAGCCTGGTATTTTCCGCGGACAAGCTGAGTGTTCCGGGCAAGGCGCCAGGGACTTTCCAGCGCACTACACCCTGCACCCCGCCCGGCGCCTTGTTCTGGCTCCTCCCTCTCACAGCCAGTACACCAAGTTCCACAACCTGGCCACCAGCCAAGTACAAGCAAGCGACGTGGGAGGGAAAAACCCAGTTTTGCAAAAACCCCCGGGTTTTTTAGGTAACTAGCAAAAAGGAGGGACATCAAAGGAATCATTCTTCCCGACGCACCTCCGCTTCCTTCGTTCGTTTCTAGGGATCAACACGGAAATTCTAACTCTTTCCAACTCCGATGCAATGACAGAGCACCAAAAAGGTGATTCAGACTACAGGGGTTGGATGTCAACGTAGGCTTAAATTTCTACTTTTCTAAATTAAAGGCGCCGTTGCTCCGATACTCGGAGGCGCGTCTTCCGAAGCCACCAGCCATTATTCTGAACGATTAGACCAACGGCAGGGCTAGGTTTCTCGCCGCGGCGTCTACATTCTCAAGGGATCCCAGCGTTTAACCCCACACCATCTGCCCATGTACGAATGTCCATCTGTACCCGGCCTACCGCTCGCTTACAAATCTCAATCCCCTCGCCTACACCTTCCTTGGTCGCGTTTTCTTTCGCGATCGTCCTAAAATGGAATTAGAATTCGGGGGGTGTGGGGTGGCGGCGACGAAGATCAAAGGAATATCGAAAGGCAACGTCGAACCACCTTAACTGCAGCAGAATCTCGTCCATGCCCGCTGAGAAATACATCTTTACGCCACTTCCCACTTAATTTTCTTGCCTCCCAAAAGCAGGTTTAGGTTCGGGAACGTCAATCATGACATCCACAGAATTTACTTCTTGCAGACGCCAGTATGCACGAGCCCAACAACCTGACCGAGAGAAAGGGGCTCACGTTCAACACCTCCCCACCTCCTGCGTTTGCAACCAGCGTCCCGAAACTTACGTGTCCCCGTCTTCAGTCACTTGCTGCTTCCAAGCCTGGGCTGGGTGACTAGGGTCGATCTGGAGGCCCATGGTGGCCTCCACAGGCTGGATTCGAATATCTTCCAACTCCCGGACGAGTTTTTCGTATTCCTCGTCCTTCATCGAGCCTAAGCCGCTGTCGTGCCTATCGTCCTGGATCAGGCTGAGCTGCCTGTCCTTCAACACTTCCCGGGGGTGGACGTCCATCGTAAAATCCATCGGGTAATCCAGAGTACTGGGACTCAGCATGACCTTGTACGAGAATGCGCAAGCAGTAAGTCCCGCGCTCGCTCTCCACTTCTACAAGTTGCAAACCCGCTTTTGAGACGCGGGCGGCGACGGCACTCTCCTATAGAGCCTCGGCCAAGGGGATTTTTGCGCGGGGCGGAGCTTGGGCGGCTGGGAATTTCCCAACCAAATAGAACGGCGAGGCTTCAACTGGTCTGGTCCTGTCTGGAGGCTGTCGCAGCAAAGCGAAGGGTGCTGTAGCTGAGGAATTCCCTCCCTCAGTTAttctctgggatttttttcctttttctacagAAGGGAAAGTACTTTTTACAACTCGTCGTAACTAGGGCTGTTACCCTCCCCCCTGCCTTGCGCTTCTTCCCTCTGTGCAATTCCTTGCGGATTTGCACGGACTGAGGGTAAGCAAAAGCTTGCAATTCCTTGAACGCCCCTCTTTGGGAATTCCCTCATTTGAATGTAAATTTCCTTCTAGTTTGGAAAAGATTGTCGGTCTCTCTCGCAAGGCGGAGAGCGGGAAAGTTCTTTTGCACAGCAAAGCGGTCCTTGCGGGGGGGAGGGGAATGGCAAGCTCTAAATTTGGGGCAGCACCTCAGCTTTATCTTGGCAATGGGAATCTCTGGTCTCTTCCACAGGCCGCCCCCCCCACAATGCAAGTAGCAGAGGATGTAATTTTCTCATGTTTGCACATAGCAACTTTTGCCTTTGAAAGTGGCCAGATTTTCGCGGCTTCCTTCGTTTTCAACGGCTGCAAGGCAGGCAGAAATGCATCAGTGAAGGCTCTTCTTCCTGCAATTGCTTCGTGGACGTGCCTCAAGCTTCGTATTATTTTAGACTATAAAGTGCAACAAGAAGAACGTGGGTTCTTGCTTGTAGAAGCTGATGTTAGGGCCTCCCTTGCTTTTGCCTTGAAAAAATTAACCATGGATGTGAAGGAACTTGATGAGCATTTGGGAACGCAAAGCCACTGTCCttaactacccccccccccccaaacaactcTAAAAGGTTAGAAGTGCAGTTGGGGGAAAGATGGGTGGAAACCGAGTCAAGAGCCTGGATCCGTCGGGCGCTGACTTACATGTTGAGATCTTAGTACCGTGAAATGCCCAGTTTCAGTGTAGTTACTGGGTGATTTTTAATGGGGGAGGGGTTCCTTTCTGTTTCTGCCTGAGTAAAGATTAAGGCAGCTGATCTCAACAATTTAAAATGTCTGCATTGCCACCTGGTGGAGTTGCCTAGaactgtgtttctcaagctcagcaagtttaagatgggtggacttgaacgcccagaatgctggctgggggaattctggatgttgaaatccacccatcttaaacttactgagcttgagaaatactgctgtagaaTATTACAGGGAAAGCCTGCAAAGCATGTCTTCCTGAGTCCTTTCCAACATATTTACTAGCAGTAGCTAAAGGAGgcatttggattttcttttatgTTAGGAAAAAATGTGTGAGTTTCTATGTATGAgtctttctgcttttctcttgGGTTCCATCTAGTGTGTGCGCGCGCACTGAGAGGCACAAACCATGCTGCCTATGCTCTGCTCCAGGTCATGGGAGGTAGCTGGTCTTAAAATGGAGCAATTCGCAGCATTCCAGCTCCTGCCCACAGGGATTCAGGgagaatttttttctggaatgtttttttccaCAGCCCTTATTTCTTTACATAATTTCCTTCCAatgttctgttgggttggaaagaataaaagctAAAGATCTTCAATTCAGGAGTTTTCAACAGACTTTCTGGGTCAAAAAGGAGTCTGGAGAAGAatgtttctcttctttccctgCTTTTTATGTGCTGCAGTCAGTTGTGGAGATGAGAGCTTGCATGCCATTTTCATCGACCCCTATAGAAGCATTGCCCAAATTGCCTGTGCCACCCTTATAGTTCCATAAAAGTGGGCGAATGTGcacttacagatagtccttgcttaacaaccatatatttagtgacagtttggacttaggacagtgctgaaaaaaactacttatgaccagtcctcacacttacaaccgttgcaatgtccccacagtcatgtgatcacaatttgggcacttggcaactgcttcatatttatgactgtcacagtgtcacaTGGTGGTGTGATTGccatttcccagctggcttctggcaagcaaaatcaatggggaaccatgtgattcacttaacaactgtgtggtttgcttaatgcccatggtgattcgcttaacaaccactgcaaaatggttgtaaaattgggtcagttttgcttaatgactgcttcgcttagcaaccaaaatagcagtcccaattgttgttaagcaagggctacctgtattaaaAAGACTCATGTCAAAAAGGAGTGGACAAGTTGTGTTTGCTGAAAGTCCCTTCTGCACAGCTCTTCACATTGCTCAAACTATGCACTTGCTGGCAGCGAACCACCTTTGCAGTTTAGCTGTTCACGATAAGGGAACAGCCACTTATTTTAGCTGTGCAAGGGACTCTGTTCCCAATCGAACTACTACTCCATCAGGTAAACATTTTAATCTGTGGTTTCATCTTTGCTAGAGGCTTCTTTTATTACATTCTTTATTTGAAAGGTAATGTATCCCTGAACAGCTTCCAAGGCTTAAATGAAACCAGCAAGTCTGGCTGGAAAAAAAGTAGAAGTAATGCTGAGAGGCAAATTGTCATGTTTGATGTGGCTTGCATGTTTGGTGCATGAGAGCTCTGCCTGCAAATATGAAAATCTGTTCTATATCATTCAGAAATATGAAGGTAAGGTTTTCATATAACGGTTGTGTGTTTTTGATCATGATTAAACTAAGTGTAATAGTTCTGAGACACAATTCCTGAAGTAGATattttcctcctctgctttcaCTCTGCACATTTAAAAAGGGAAGATCAAGCATACTTGAGGATGCCACATTTCCTAGAGAGAAAATGTAGCACTAATACAGTCTCCTTCAGCTTGAAGTCAACTCCTTAGTGGCCTAATGGATGTTTTCCTGATAATGTTACTTGATTGGTCCTTCCTTAAACTGTATCCCAACTGAACATGATT contains:
- the NFKBIA gene encoding NF-kappa-B inhibitor alpha; translation: MLSPSTLDYPMDFTMDVHPREVLKDRQLSLIQDDRHDSGLGSMKDEEYEKLVRELEDIRIQPVEATMGLQIDPSHPAQAWKQQVTEDGDTFLHLAIIHEEKSLSLEIIRQAGRDSAFLNFQNNLNQTALHLAAITDQPEIAETLLKAGCDAEIRDFRGNTPLHIACEQGSLRGVYVLTQYCQKQQLHSLLQSANYHGHTCLHLASIQGYLAIVECLLCLGADINAQEPCNGRTALHLAVDLQNERLVSLLLKHGADVNKVTYQGYSPYQLTWGRNNNFIQEQLRQFTTLDLQMLPESEDEESCESESEYTEDEHLYDDCVIGGRHVS